Proteins found in one Flavobacteriales bacterium genomic segment:
- a CDS encoding CTP synthase, translating to MSDKTKYIFVTGGVTSSLGKGIISASLAKLLQARGHSVTIQKLDPYINIDPGTLNPYEHGECFVTDDGAETDLDLGHYERFLNERTSQANNITTGRIYQNVIDRERKGDYLGKTVQVIPHITDEIKRCVQKLGKVGDYDFVITEIGGTVGDIESLPYVEAVRQLKWELRERAIVVHLTLVPYLAAAGELKTKPTQHSVKQLLELGVQPDILVCRTEHPLNQEIRDKIARFCNVSEDAVIESIDAETIYDVPELMYKEKLDTVVLTKMGMDYSDELTLRDWNDFIWRLKSPKESVRIGLIGKYVELKDSYKSIAESFIHAGASCGVKVKIDWIHSESIEDNNVAERISKLDGILVAPGFGGRGIEGKIRAIKHARQNGIPFLGICLGMQCAVIEFARNVMGWEEAHSTEMNESTPYPVIDLMEQQKAITDKGGTMRLGAYDCRLVEDSIAHDCYGESLISERHRHRYEFNNEYQEQLETAGMKMTGINPDSELVEIIELEDHPWFVGVQFHPEYKSTVAEPHPLFVGFVQAAKRKAGIHVEEERLVNS from the coding sequence ATGTCCGACAAGACCAAATACATATTCGTCACCGGTGGAGTGACGTCCTCATTGGGTAAGGGAATCATCTCTGCCTCACTGGCCAAACTCCTTCAGGCCAGAGGTCATTCGGTCACTATTCAGAAGCTCGACCCCTACATCAATATCGATCCAGGTACTCTGAATCCCTACGAACACGGAGAGTGTTTCGTGACGGATGATGGAGCAGAGACCGACCTCGATCTGGGGCACTACGAACGATTCTTGAACGAGCGCACCTCTCAAGCCAACAATATCACTACCGGACGCATCTATCAGAATGTGATCGATAGAGAACGAAAAGGAGACTACTTGGGCAAAACGGTCCAGGTCATCCCTCACATAACCGATGAGATCAAGCGCTGTGTCCAAAAACTCGGGAAAGTAGGTGACTATGATTTCGTCATCACAGAGATCGGTGGTACGGTAGGCGATATCGAGTCGCTGCCCTATGTAGAGGCTGTGCGTCAGCTCAAATGGGAACTCAGAGAGAGGGCCATCGTAGTCCACCTGACATTGGTGCCCTACCTCGCTGCTGCTGGAGAACTGAAGACCAAGCCCACCCAACACTCGGTCAAGCAACTGCTGGAACTCGGAGTGCAACCCGATATCCTCGTGTGCCGTACCGAACATCCGCTGAACCAGGAGATCAGGGATAAGATCGCTCGATTCTGCAATGTCTCGGAAGATGCCGTTATCGAATCCATCGATGCGGAGACCATCTATGATGTACCAGAATTGATGTACAAGGAGAAACTGGACACAGTGGTGCTCACCAAAATGGGGATGGACTACTCCGATGAGCTCACTTTGCGCGACTGGAATGACTTCATCTGGAGGCTGAAGAGCCCCAAGGAATCCGTACGTATCGGTCTGATCGGAAAGTATGTCGAGTTGAAAGACAGCTACAAGAGTATTGCTGAATCCTTCATCCATGCCGGGGCTTCTTGTGGAGTCAAGGTGAAGATAGACTGGATCCACAGTGAGAGCATTGAAGATAACAATGTGGCCGAGCGCATTTCCAAACTGGACGGCATACTCGTGGCACCCGGATTCGGTGGAAGAGGAATAGAAGGAAAGATACGGGCCATCAAGCATGCACGTCAGAACGGAATTCCTTTCCTAGGAATCTGCCTAGGCATGCAATGTGCCGTCATCGAATTCGCCCGCAATGTAATGGGCTGGGAAGAAGCACACTCCACCGAGATGAACGAGTCGACTCCTTACCCGGTCATCGACCTCATGGAGCAGCAGAAGGCCATCACCGATAAAGGGGGGACCATGCGACTAGGCGCGTATGATTGCCGATTGGTAGAGGACAGTATCGCGCATGATTGTTATGGAGAATCCTTGATCAGCGAGCGGCATCGCCATCGCTACGAGTTCAACAATGAATACCAAGAGCAATTGGAAACTGCCGGGATGAAGATGACCGGGATCAATCCGGATTCAGAACTCGTGGAGATCATCGAACTGGAAGACCATCCCTGGTTTGTAGGCGTACAATTCCATCCGGAGTACAAGAGCACGGTGGCCGAGCCACACCCGCTCTTTGTCGGCTTT